A window of Microbispora hainanensis genomic DNA:
TGCGTACGTAACCTTGACGTTACCTGTGGCCGATGCCATAGTGTGGGCAGTTGATCAAGGTCGACCCCGCTTCCGACTCCCTCTCCATTGACGAACCCGTTGACGCGATCGCTTTTGTTAGCGCTAACAGAGCGCGGTCAGCGGAGACCTGCCGAGTGCCGACCGAGACGTCCGGCGCGGGATCGTCCATGCCCGCGCGACGGTGTCCGCGGTCGCGTAACCGGACATCGGCAGGCCACGCCCCCGCACGTCGGCTCAGTCGAGCGAGACGCATGGAGGAGTTGATCCGACATGTTCAGACCCCCCATCGAACGCGGACGCCTCAGAACCCTGGCCGGTCGTACGGCGACCGCACTGGCGCTGATCGGCGGCGCGCTCGCGGTGACGCCGCAGGCGCATGCGGCGCCGCCCGCCGCCCCGGGCCGGCCGCAGGGCCCCTGTGACATCTACGCCGCCGGCGGCACGCCCTGCGTCGCCGCCCACAGCACCACGCGCGCGCTGTACTCGTCCTACAATGGCCCGCTCTACCAGGTCATGCGCACCTCGGACAACGCGACCAGGGATATCGGCGTCGTCCGCCCCGCCGCCCACCCCTCCCCGGACTCCGGCGGATACGCCGACGCGGCCGCCCAGGACGCGTTCTGCCATGACGTGGTCTGCGTGATCACCAAGATCTACGACCAGTCCGGCACCGGCAACGACCTCTACCAGGCTCCGCCCGGCACGTTCCGGGGCCCGGCCGCCGGCGGCTACGACACCCTCGCGATCGCGGACATGGCGCCGATCACGATCGGCGGCCACAAGGCCTACGGCGTGTACATCATGCCGGGCATGGGGTACCGCAACAACAACGCCACCGGCCTCGCGAAGGGCGACGAGCCGGAGGGCATCTACTACGTCATCGACGGCACCCACTATGACAGCGGCTGCTGCTTCGACTACGGCAACTCCTCGACGAACAGCCGCGCCGTGGGCACCGGCACCATGGAGACCACGTACTTCGGCACCGCCACCGCCTGGGGCAGCGGCAGCGGCCCCGGCCCGTGGATCATGGCCGACATGGAGGCGGGCCTGTTCTCCGGGTACAACGCGAAGCAGAACCCGGCGGATCCGACCATCGACTCCTGGCGATTCGTCACCGCGGTCGTCGACGGCGGCGGCGGGAACCAGTGGGATCTGCGCGGCGGCAACGCCCAGGACGGCCCTCTGACGACCTTCTACAGCGGGATCCGTCCCGGCTCGCTGACCAACAGCAACTACTACCCCATGCACAAGAAGGGCGCCGTCCTCCTCGGCACCGGCGGCGACAACGGCAACGGTTCGTCGGGCACCTTCTACGAGGGAGTGATGACGAAGGGCTACCCGTCGGAGGCCACCACCGACGCGGTGCAGGCCAACATCGTGGCCGCCAAGTATGACGTGACACGTCTGGCGCTGTCGCGGGCCACCACGTTCACCCCGCGCTCCGCGCAGGACGTCACCGAGACGTTCACGAACACCACGGGCTCCGCCGCGGTGGGCGTCAAGCTGAGCCTGTCCGCCCCCGGGGGATGGACCGCCTCGGTCAAGGACACCCGCGACAAGTCGGCGACGTTCCCGTCGGTCGCACCGGGTGAGACCGTGAGCGCGACCTTCACGGTCACCTCCGCGGACAGGACCGGCGCCGGCTACCTGACCGGCAGGGCCGAGTGGACGAACCCCGCAGGCCCGGTGAAGGGCCGCCAGTCCACGGAAAGCGCGCAAGCCGTACGCAACGCCCTCCCCATCAAGATCAATGAGGTCCGGTTCCGTACGAGCAGCAACGCGACCGACCAGTTCGTGGAGCTCTACAACCCCTCCGCGAACGACGTCGACATCTCCGGCTGGACCCTGACCACCACCCCGAGCGGCTCGCCCGGCACCACGCTGGCCAAGATCCCTGCCGGGACGCGGCTCGCGAGCGGCGCCTACTACCTGCTCGGCCTCGCCGGCTCCGGGCTGGCGGCCCCCGCGGACCACAAGGACACCACGATCAACCTGAGGAGCACGACCGGCTTCGCGGCCGGCCAGCAGATCGACATCGACACCGGGCGCGAGCGGGAGACCCGCACGATCCAGTCGGTCGGGACGGCCGCCAGCCCGGCGACGACTCTGTTCGTTCCCGTCTCCACCGGGCCGTGGATCACGGTCCCCGCCCACTCGACCAACGTGCCCGTCACGAACGCGACCGGTTTCACCGTCGGGGACAGGATCGGCATCGGTTCGGGCGACGACTACGAGCCTGCCACGGTCACCGCGGTCGGCAAGGCGGCCACACAGACGACCCTGTCGGCCGACGCCGCCGAGGGCGCGACCAACATCAAGGTCGCGGCCGACGCCAACATGACCGTCGGCGACACCCTGACGGTGGACACCGGCGAGAGCAAGGAGACCGTCACGGTCGCGAACGTCGGCACCACCGGCGCGAACGGCACGGGCGTCGACCTGGCCGCGCCGTTGCGGCTTGCCCACGCGTCGGGCGTCGACGTGTCCGACCCCGGCACCGGGATCAGCTTCTCGCCGCCGACCCGTCACCCGCACACGAGCGGCGAGCCGGTGCAGGCGCTGGGCGGCGGTCTCACGCTCGACAAGCCGCTCAAGGCCCACCCGATCGGCGCGGCCGTGGTCAACCCCCTGGTCACGACGGCGGGCTACCAGGGAACCCCGGCACCTGACCAGTGGTTCGGGAGCGCCCTGTCCACCAGCGCCGGTTCCATCGCGCTCCTCGACGAACGAGGCGGCGTGGTCGTCGACGCCGTCGTCTACGGCTCTCAGCAGAGCAGTTCGAGCGGCAACGGAACCATCGCCACCCCCGAACTCGCCGTCATGGAGGCCGACCAGGGCCAGGGCGGCTGCATCGCCGTTGTGCCCGGCGCGGCCGCCGGCGCGGGCCGGAGCAACGCCCGCTGGCCCGACGGCACCGACGCCGACAGCCTCTGCCACGACTTCGTCACGTCCAACGCGCCCACACCGGGCGGGCCCAACTCCAGGTAGCCCGATCGGTCCCTCGCCTCCTGTGGTGCCCGCGGTTTCCCGCGGGCACCACAGGAGTCCGGCGCGGCGGGCGTGTCTTCTCGACCGGTGCGGCCCGTGCCCGATAGGAGTAGGGATCTCTCCCCCTTCCTGATCGAGATCGGTGATCGATTGTGCCAGGGGCGGGGACGCGCAGAGGGCTTCTGGTCTCCAGGCGCTGGATCCAGGCGGCGGCGCTGGTGTCGGTGTTCGGGTTCTTCGTCATGGGCGTGCTCGCCCTCCGTACGTACGCCGCGAAGCCGCCCGTGCCGCGGCTGGTGGCGAGCGAGTCCGGGCAGGAGGTGTTCACCGGCCGCGACGTCGCCGACGGGCAGCAGGTCTTCCTCGCCAACGGGCTCATGCAGTACGGGTCGGTGCTCGGGCACGGGGGCTATCTCGGGCCGGACTACACGGCCGACTACCTGCGCCGGGCCGCCACCATCGCCCTGCGGGCCCACGGCGGCGGCGACCGTGCCCGTGAGCAGGTCAGGCAGGAGTTCCGCGCCAACCGTTACGACCCCCGCTCAGGGGTGCTGACCTACACGCCGGCGCAGGCGGACGCCTTCACCGCCCTCGTCGGCCACTATCGCGGCTACTTCGCCGACCCCCGCACCGGCAAGGGACTGCGTCCGTACGCGATCACCGACCCGCGGCAGATCCACCAGCTCACCGCGTTCCTGTCCTGGACGGCCTGGATCGCCGCGGCAGAACGCCCCGGCGCGGGCTACTCCTACACCAACAACTGGCCCGGCGAGCCGCTGGTGGGCAACGCGCCCACCGCCGACACCGTGCTGTGGAGCGTGGTGTCGCTGATCGCCCTGCTGGCCGGCATCGGGGCGCTGTTCGGGGCCGTCGGCCGGTGGGGCGCCCATCTGGGCTGGCGCGGCCGTCAGGCGGAGGCCGTCGACTTCCGCTCCCCCGACCAGGTGGCGCTCACGCCCGCGCAGCGGGTCACCGCGTTCTTCTTCCTCGTCGTCGCGCTGCTCTTCCTCGCCCAGGTGCTGCTCGGCGGTGCGACGGAGCACTACCGGGCCGACCTCACGAGCTTCTTCGGCTTCGACCTGGCCGGGTTGCTGCCGTTCAACCTGGCCCGCACCTGGCACCTGCAACTGTCGCTGTTCTGGGTGGTGGCCGCCTTCCTCGCGGCCGGCATCTTCCTGGCTCCGCTCATGGCCGGGGGCGAGCCACGCGGGCAGGGGCGGCTCGCCTGGACGCTCCTGATCGCCCTGGTGGTCGTGGCGTCCGGCTCCCTCGTCGCGGAGGGGCTGAGCATCCACGGACTCGTCCCGCCGGGCAGCTTCTGGGGCAGCCAGCAGTTCGAATGGCTCGATCTCCCCCGCGTCTGGCAGATCCTGCTGGCCGCCGGCATGGCGCTGTGGGCGGTGATGATGTGGCGGGTGCTGCGCGGGACCCTGGCGAGGGACAGCCGCGGCAACCTGCCCTGGTTGTTCTTCCTGGCCGGCCTGGCGATCCCCGGCGTCTACGCGGTCGGGCTGCTGGCCCGACCGGGCGACACCTTCACCGTCACCGACTTCTGGCGGTTCTGGGTGGTGCACCTGTGGGTGGAGGACTTCCTCGAACTGTTCACCACCGTCATGGTCGCCTACATGTTCGTCCAGCTCGGCGTGGTGCGGGAGCGGGTCGCCCTCGTGGTGATCTATCTGGACGTCATCCTCTATTCGGCGGGCGGCGTGATCGGCACCATGCACCACCTGTACTTCAGCGGCGAGCCCGTGGAGCATCTCGCGCTGGGCGCGTTCTTCTCCGCGATGGAGGTCGTCCCCCTGACCTTCCTGACCGTGGAGGCGTGGTCGTTCGTGCAGCTCGGAGCGCGTCAGCACATGGAGTCGCGCACGCCGTTCCCGCATCGCTGGGCCGTGATGTTCCTGGTCGCCGTCGGCTTCTGGAACTTCCTCGGCGCGGGCGTCTTCGGCTTCCTGATCAACCTCCCGATCGTGTCCTACTACGAGATCGGCACCGGCCTGACGGCCAA
This region includes:
- a CDS encoding arabinofuranosidase catalytic domain-containing protein, coding for MFRPPIERGRLRTLAGRTATALALIGGALAVTPQAHAAPPAAPGRPQGPCDIYAAGGTPCVAAHSTTRALYSSYNGPLYQVMRTSDNATRDIGVVRPAAHPSPDSGGYADAAAQDAFCHDVVCVITKIYDQSGTGNDLYQAPPGTFRGPAAGGYDTLAIADMAPITIGGHKAYGVYIMPGMGYRNNNATGLAKGDEPEGIYYVIDGTHYDSGCCFDYGNSSTNSRAVGTGTMETTYFGTATAWGSGSGPGPWIMADMEAGLFSGYNAKQNPADPTIDSWRFVTAVVDGGGGNQWDLRGGNAQDGPLTTFYSGIRPGSLTNSNYYPMHKKGAVLLGTGGDNGNGSSGTFYEGVMTKGYPSEATTDAVQANIVAAKYDVTRLALSRATTFTPRSAQDVTETFTNTTGSAAVGVKLSLSAPGGWTASVKDTRDKSATFPSVAPGETVSATFTVTSADRTGAGYLTGRAEWTNPAGPVKGRQSTESAQAVRNALPIKINEVRFRTSSNATDQFVELYNPSANDVDISGWTLTTTPSGSPGTTLAKIPAGTRLASGAYYLLGLAGSGLAAPADHKDTTINLRSTTGFAAGQQIDIDTGRERETRTIQSVGTAASPATTLFVPVSTGPWITVPAHSTNVPVTNATGFTVGDRIGIGSGDDYEPATVTAVGKAATQTTLSADAAEGATNIKVAADANMTVGDTLTVDTGESKETVTVANVGTTGANGTGVDLAAPLRLAHASGVDVSDPGTGISFSPPTRHPHTSGEPVQALGGGLTLDKPLKAHPIGAAVVNPLVTTAGYQGTPAPDQWFGSALSTSAGSIALLDERGGVVVDAVVYGSQQSSSSGNGTIATPELAVMEADQGQGGCIAVVPGAAAGAGRSNARWPDGTDADSLCHDFVTSNAPTPGGPNSR
- a CDS encoding nitric-oxide reductase large subunit, producing MPGAGTRRGLLVSRRWIQAAALVSVFGFFVMGVLALRTYAAKPPVPRLVASESGQEVFTGRDVADGQQVFLANGLMQYGSVLGHGGYLGPDYTADYLRRAATIALRAHGGGDRAREQVRQEFRANRYDPRSGVLTYTPAQADAFTALVGHYRGYFADPRTGKGLRPYAITDPRQIHQLTAFLSWTAWIAAAERPGAGYSYTNNWPGEPLVGNAPTADTVLWSVVSLIALLAGIGALFGAVGRWGAHLGWRGRQAEAVDFRSPDQVALTPAQRVTAFFFLVVALLFLAQVLLGGATEHYRADLTSFFGFDLAGLLPFNLARTWHLQLSLFWVVAAFLAAGIFLAPLMAGGEPRGQGRLAWTLLIALVVVASGSLVAEGLSIHGLVPPGSFWGSQQFEWLDLPRVWQILLAAGMALWAVMMWRVLRGTLARDSRGNLPWLFFLAGLAIPGVYAVGLLARPGDTFTVTDFWRFWVVHLWVEDFLELFTTVMVAYMFVQLGVVRERVALVVIYLDVILYSAGGVIGTMHHLYFSGEPVEHLALGAFFSAMEVVPLTFLTVEAWSFVQLGARQHMESRTPFPHRWAVMFLVAVGFWNFLGAGVFGFLINLPIVSYYEIGTGLTANHAHGSMMGVYGMLAVALGLFVLRYLIPAGRWPEKWARVSFWSLNIGLAWMCFATLLPLGFLQLHESVASGYFEARSLGYLTGSTTTLLEWLRLPGDALFIVGGVLPFCWIAWLGVRHRGRQAAADPATGLTPAPRLSDVREPVDSA